The Acidimicrobiales bacterium genome includes the window GCGATCGAAGGGGCGCGATCCCGCCGACGATCAGCGCGCTCGGGGCGAGCCGCCGTCCGGGCGGCGGCGCTGCTTGTCCAGCCTGCCCCGCATCCCCTGCGCCTCCGCCTGGAGGAGGCGGAAGAACAGGCCCTCCACCGTCAGCGGCTCGACCGCCAGGATCGCCGCGAGCTCGCCCACCCCGAGAGGTTCGCCGCCACCCGGCGGCGGACCTCCCCGGCGGCCCGGTTCTCACGGCGACAGCCGCTCCCGGACCCAGCGGTCCCCGTCCCGCCGCCACTGGAGACGGTCGTGGAGGCGGTCGTCCCGGTGGTGCCACAGCTCGATCGTCCCCGGCACGAGCCGCCAGCCGCCCCAGAAGGGCGGACGGGGGACCTCACCCGGGAAGGCCCGCGTCACCTCGTCGAGGCGCTCCTCGAGCACGGCCCGGGTGGCGATGACCTCGCTCTGGCGGGACGCCCACGCCCCGAGCTGGCTGCCGCGGGGACGGGTCCGCCAATAGGCGTCCGACTCCTCGTCCGCCACCCGGGCCACGGGCCCCGTCACGCGGACCTGGCGGTCGGGCGGCCAGTGGAACAGCAGGGCGGCCCGGGGATTGGCCGCCAGGTCGCGGGCCTTGGGGCTGGCGGCGTTGGTGAAGAAGACGAAGCCCCGCTCGTCCGCCCCCTTGAGCAGCACCATGCGGGCCGCCGGGGCGCCGTCCGCCGACGCCGTGGCGAGCGCCACCGCGTCCGTCCCCGCGTCGGCGTACCAGCGCCGGAACGCCTCCATCGGGTCGTCGCCGGCGTCGTCCTCGCTGAGCCCGGCCATGCCCCGAATCATGGCCCCGGCCCGCCGATCGGCGCGTCACCGTCCGTCGAGCATGGCGGCCAGGTCGGCGGCGTTGCGCACGCCCTTGTCCCCGTGGCAGTTGTTCATCAGCGCATGGAGCCGGTCCACCCGGCCGGCCAGCTCCTCGAGGCGCGGGCCC containing:
- the pdxH gene encoding pyridoxamine 5'-phosphate oxidase; the encoded protein is MAGLSEDDAGDDPMEAFRRWYADAGTDAVALATASADGAPAARMVLLKGADERGFVFFTNAASPKARDLAANPRAALLFHWPPDRQVRVTGPVARVADEESDAYWRTRPRGSQLGAWASRQSEVIATRAVLEERLDEVTRAFPGEVPRPPFWGGWRLVPGTIELWHHRDDRLHDRLQWRRDGDRWVRERLSP